From the genome of Salarias fasciatus chromosome 22, fSalaFa1.1, whole genome shotgun sequence:
ATTTTGAATAGTATACTTTTGAAATTACACATGAATTCACTTAGAATATATTTGAATTTGATTTATGTTGACAAACTATGATTTGTAGTACAATTATTTCAAAGTGTGTTAAAAGTGTCAGTGTGAAAGCGTAATGTTAGTATTGTTGGCTCCGTCGATCTAGAGAGATCATGGATAAGCCAGGATGAAGTTCTGAAGGAACAGAGTTGCCGAGTCAGCACATCCCCCTTCTCGTCCTCGCTGGTCGTGTCCAGTGGAAGGGACAGGCCCATACACTTGGTACCAACTTGGCTAAAGGAGTTGCCAGTAGGAGCTCCAAGGCGAGAACCAACCGCCTCAGGACTGTACTCCGGATTTTTTCTGCACTGGGGGTCTCccttagcctttgtcactcccatgATGACCACAAGGCattttacccatagctgggggttgcaacatgcagacagggggagacaggaatcaaaccaacaacctctcAATTgtaagacgactgctctccccacagCTGCCTCAATGTTGTTGTCCTTGttatatatttacaaaaagtGCAATTTGTAGAAGTATGTTGTCAAGATAGGAGTGAAAGTATGAATAAACTGAGAATATAATAAAGTCCTCTTTTGTGTCACCAGGGGAGCAGAAGTTGAAGCTTGACATTCCAGCTGAACGACGGCTGGaaggtgaagtgaagctgctggatttcCTGAATGAAATCAAGCTGTGAcgtcctctcccttctctccacactgagtcactgcctcctcctctttcacagatctcacagctgagggaTCACTGacgtctctgagctgcagggggcagcagctcaccagcagaaccagggcaGACCAGCGTTCACAGGaacaggaaaccagaggagggttggtcttcaaagctgctgagcaggacgagaaactcttcaaacactggctgttgttgagaggaggaaatggctcagggaggagctcagctggaTCCACTAAAGttctcttgttccatctgtctggatcccctgaaggatccggtgacggttccctgtggacacagctactgcagcaaCTGTATTAAAGGACACTGGGATGAAGAGCAAAACAAGGGAATCTACAGCTGTCCTCTGTGTGGGGACAAGTCCTGGAGGAGGCCTGacctgaagaaaaacatcatgTTGGCAGAGTTGgtggaggatctgaagaagactggactccaagctgctgcagctgatctctgctctgctggacctgaagatgtggcctgtgatgtttgctctgggaggaagctgaaagccgtcaagtcctgtctggtctgtgtggTCTCTTACTGTGAGGAACACCTCCAAGGTCACTACGAAGCAGCTCCATTGAAGaaacaccagctggtggagccctcCAAGAAGCTCCAGGAGAAGATCTGCTCTCTTCACGATGAGGTGAAGAAAATTTTCTGTCGCACTGATCAGCAGTGTATCTGTTACCTCTGCACCATGGAGCAACACAGAGGCcatgaaacagtcccagctgcagcagaaaggagccagaagcagaaggagctggaggggagtcGACTAAACATCCAGCGGAGAATccaggagcgagagaaagacgtgaagctgcttcagcagcagatggaggccatcaatgtctctgctgatgaagcagtggagcacagcgaggagagcttcacccaGATGATCCGTCTCCTCCAGAAAAGAAGCCTTGAGGTGAAGCGGCAgctcagatcccagcagcaaactgcagtgagTGGACTCAAAGAGcttgaggagaagctgcagcaggagatggctgagctgaagaggaaagacgtccagctggagcagctggcacaCATAGAGGAAAACAACCACTTTCTCCACAGCTACAcctcagtgtcagcactcagtgagcccacacactcctccagcatccagactgctcctctcagaaactttgaggatgtggcagcagttgtgtcagagagcagagacaaactccaggacatcctgagagagactgaagaggAGAAGCTACTGTTAATGCTAcaaccacagccagagagcagagcagacttcttacaatattcacagcagatcactctggatccaaactctgtgaacagaaagctgaaattatctgatggagacagaaaagtaACTTGTACAGAGGAAGATCAGCCTTattctgatcatccagacagattcactGAATATCGTCAggttctgagcagagagagtctgactggacgtagttactgggaggtggagaggagaggaagagttGATGTCGCAGTCACATAtaagaacatcagcagagcagggaggggaaATGAATGTGGATTTGGATTTAATGACAAATCTTGGGCTTTAGATTGTGACTCTAACGGTTTTAATTTTTGGCACAACAACATCCACACTCCCGTCTCAGGTCCTgagtcctccagagtgggagtgtacctggatcacagagcaggtattctgtctttctacagcgtctctgaaaccatgactctcctccacagagtccagacctcctTCACTCAGCCGCTACACGCTGGAGTTTATCTCTATGGTTCTGGATGCTCAGCAGAGTTTGTGAAACCTGAGTAGAGGACTCCATCAGATCTCCTTGTGTGGTTTTCTAAAGGAGCCtccacattttctgagctgagaCGTTGATGAGatttctgacaggaagaagattgaaaccaacagatggTCGGCCGTCTTCTCAGAGACTTTCTACGTGGACAAAAGGATGTGAGACGAgtgtggagagacagaaaggagcTGAGTTAGTGGAGAAAAACATGGCCGCTGCAGCCATCAGTCCCCTCACTGATTCCTCAACTGATGCTTTTCTAATAGTTGgactcatttttcaagcttctcaaacaggaagttcttcTTCATGgaccacaggaagctgcagcttttcacacttTGGGGGATTTGAAGTGGAAATTAGGAGCTTTCACATGTTTGGATTgatcagtctttcttttttcatgattcttttctgacatttgatccttcagagtgaagatttgtggattttcttgAACAGTGAACTGATTGTTTTGGCTTTTGGATCTTCATCTGTCACCAAGTGGCAGGAAGTTTGATTCTTTTAGCTGGAAATGACTCCAGtcgacaacacacacacacacacacacacacacacacacacacacacacacacaggtttcttttaaagacattaaatcaGTCATAAAGTGAAATGCTACTTTATTGtcgatttgtttctttttcaaaggtttttgcttcaaatgttgtttgtgtgacGCCAAGAGAAACCAAGTCAGTCAACATGGAGcctttaataaaatacattcagtcATCATTCTAGTCTGGATTAGCATTTGTCAGGGTTAGCCTAACAGAACTGTtagctggttcaacacaggtaagctagctggctaacaacagttaagctcgttggttaaacacaggtaagctaggtcgctaacaaagttaagctaggtcgctaacaaagttaagctagctggttaaacacaggcAAGCTAAGTCGCTAACAAagctaagctagctggttaaacacaggtaagctaggtggctaacaaagttaagctagctggttaaacacaggtaagctaggtcgCTGACAAAGTTAAGCTAGGTcgctaacaaagttaagctagctggttaaacacaggtaagctaggtcgctaacaaagctaagctagctggttaaacactggtaagctaggtcgctaacaaagttaagctcgttggctaacaaaagttaagctagttggctaacaacagttaatctagctggctaacaatagttaagctagttggctaacaaatttaagctagctggttaaacacaggtaagctaggtcgctaacaaagttaagctaggtcgctaacaaagttaagctagctggctaaacacaggtaagctagctggctaacaaaagtaaagctagttggctaacaaaagttaagctagctggctaacaaaagttaagctagctggctaagaAAAGTTAAGCTatctggctaacaaaagttaagctagctggctaacaaaagttaagctagttggctaacaaaagttaagctagctggctaacaacagttaagctagtctgCTAACACAAGTTCAGCTTGGTTGCTAACACAAGTTGTATCGGCGACTCAAAGCCAATCTTGTCACCCTGAGAGAAAAGGTGAGGGTTCCTGTTTGTCTGACACGCTGCCGCGTCCTCCAGAAAGCACACGATGACGTAAGTGCAGTTCAAATCGTTTTAATTCACATCCGTGTGCACACGCTGTCGGCTGCACCTCCAATGACGTCTTTCTGTGGCTTCCATCAAGGGAAACGGGCCAAATCACGGCAAACGGTCAACAAAAATTATGGCGaccccgctctcctctctctcgctgcctGCAGGTGA
Proteins encoded in this window:
- the LOC115408961 gene encoding tripartite motif-containing protein 16-like translates to MAQGGAQLDPLKFSCSICLDPLKDPVTVPCGHSYCSNCIKGHWDEEQNKGIYSCPLCGDKSWRRPDLKKNIMLAELVEDLKKTGLQAAAADLCSAGPEDVACDVCSGRKLKAVKSCLVCVVSYCEEHLQGHYEAAPLKKHQLVEPSKKLQEKICSLHDEVKKIFCRTDQQCICYLCTMEQHRGHETVPAAAERSQKQKELEGSRLNIQRRIQEREKDVKLLQQQMEAINVSADEAVEHSEESFTQMIRLLQKRSLEVKRQLRSQQQTAVSGLKELEEKLQQEMAELKRKDVQLEQLAHIEENNHFLHSYTSVSALSEPTHSSSIQTAPLRNFEDVAAVVSESRDKLQDILRETEEEKLLLMLQPQPESRADFLQYSQQITLDPNSVNRKLKLSDGDRKVTCTEEDQPYSDHPDRFTEYRQVLSRESLTGRSYWEVERRGRVDVAVTYKNISRAGRGNECGFGFNDKSWALDCDSNGFNFWHNNIHTPVSGPESSRVGVYLDHRAGILSFYSVSETMTLLHRVQTSFTQPLHAGVYLYGSGCSAEFVKPE